Proteins encoded in a region of the Scatophagus argus isolate fScaArg1 chromosome 1, fScaArg1.pri, whole genome shotgun sequence genome:
- the adam10a gene encoding disintegrin and metalloproteinase domain-containing protein 10, which translates to MIFVQLILMFCCLRDVTGLFRNPLNKYIRHYEGLSYNTEALHNSHQRAKRALSPQDRTVQLDFHAHGRYFNLRMKRDTTLFSPDLIIEVSGEEEPIDTSHIYSGELFGEKGTLTHGSVVDGRFEGFIKTHQGTYYVEPSERYLEEKNTFFHSVIYHEDDINYPHKYGSEGSCADHSVFERMRKYQASGVEEPGERVNSVLEEESSHGPVILRKKRAAAKEKNTCQLFIQTDHLFFKYYRTREAVIAQISGHVKAIDSIYQGTDFMGIRNISFMVKRIRINTTNDEKEKTNPFRFANIGVEKFLELNSEQNHDDYCLAYVFTDRDFDDGVLGLAWVGAPSGSSGGICEKSKLYSDGKRKSLNTGIITVQNYASHVPPKVSHITFAHEVGHNFGSPHDSGTECTPGESKLQEKKEKGNYIMYARATSGDKLNNNKFSICSVRNISAVLLKKRDDCFVESGQPICGNGLVEDGEECDCGYSDQCKDPCCYSANEGEGKKCKLQPGKSCSPSQGPCCTSECNFKGTNERCRVESECAKEGMCNGGTALCPASEPKENFTSCHAETQVCVSGVCSGSICEKYKLEVCTCASKDGKDESAELCHVCCMEKMNPSTCSSSGSDRWAKYFNNTVTTLQPGSPCNDFKGYCDVFMRCRLVDADGPLARLKKAIFNAELYENIAEWIVDHWWAVLLMGIALIMLMAGFIKICSVHTPSSNPKLPPPKPLPGTMKRRRQQQANPQLQGQRHHRQQRENYQMGQMRR; encoded by the exons ATGATATTTGTTCAACTAATTCTCATGTTTTGCTGCCTACGAGATGTTACAG GTCTGTTTCGGAACCCACTGAACAAATATATTCGCCATTATGAAGGTTTATCATATAACACAGAAGCCCTACACAACAGTCACCAGAGAGCCAAGAGGGCACTCTCTCCTCAAGACAGGACCGTGCAGCTGGACTTTCATGCACATGGAAG ATATTTTAACTTGCGGATGAAGAGAGACACAACACTATTTTCTCCAGATCTCATCATTGAGGTATCAGGAGAGGAGGAACCCATTGATACATCACATATTTACAGTGGAGAACTCTTTG gtgaaAAGGGCACACTGACCCATGGCTCAGTGGTTGATGGGCGCTTTGAGGGCTTCATTAAAACACACCAAGGAACATACTATGTTGAGCCTTCAGAGAGGTACCTTGAGGAAAAGAACACATTCTTCCACTCTGTCATCTATCACGAAGATGATATCA ATTATCCTCATAAGTATGGCTCTGAAGGCAGCTGTGCTGACCACTCAGTGTTTGAAAGGATGAGGAAGTACCAAGCATCTGGAGTGGAGGAGCCAGGCGAA AGAGTGAACAGTgtgttggaggaggagagctCCCACGGTCCTGTTATTCTGAGGAAAAAGAGGGCAGCAGcgaaagagaaaaacacttgCCAGCTCTTCATCCAGACAGACCACCTCTTTTTCAAATACTATCGTACAAGAGAGGCTGTAATTGCCCAG ATCTCTGGACATGTGAAGGCCATTGACTCCATTTACCAGGGCACGGACTTCATGGGCATCCGAAACATCAGCTTCATGGTGAAAAGGATCAGG ATAAATACCACCaatgatgaaaaagagaaaaccaaTCCCTTTCGCTTTGCCAACATTGGAGTGGAGAAGTTTTTGGAGCTCAACTCTGAACAGAACCACGATGACTACTGCCTAGCCTATGTCTTCACCGACAGGGACTTTGACGATGGGGTGCTTGGCTTGGCTTGGGTTGGAGCACCTTCAG GAAGCTCTGGGGGAATCTGTGAGAAGAGCAAGCTGTACTCTGACGGGAAGAGGAAGTCTCTCAACACTGGTATCATCACTGTGCAGAACTACGCCTCCCATGTCCCTCCCAAggtttcacacatcacattcGCTCATGAAGTTGGACACAATTTTGGCTCTCCT CATGACTCTGGGACTGAATGCACACCTGGAGAGTCtaagttacaggaaaaaaaggagaagggtAACTACATCATGTATGCCCGCGCCACATCAGGGGACAAGCTCAACAATAACAAGTTCTCTATCTGCAGCGTCCGCAATATAAGTGCTGTTCTgctgaaaaagagagatgatTGTTTTGTCG AGTCTGGTCAGCCTATCTGTGGTAATGGACTCGTGGAAGATGGAGAAGAGTGTGACTGCGGTTACAGCGATCAGTGTAAAGACCCGTGTTGCTACAGCGCCAATGAAGGGGAGGGCAAAAAATGCAAACTCCAACCTGGCAAATCCTGCAG TCCCAGCCAAGGCCCATGTTGCACATCGGAGTGTAATTTCAAGGGCACAAATGAAAGGTGCAGAGTGGAGTCCGAATGTGCCAAAGAGGGAATGTGTAATGGAGGTACTGCTCTGTGTCCCGCCTCAGAACCAAAGGAAAATTTCACCTCTTGCcatgcagaaacacaagtctGCGTCAGTGGG GTATGTTCAGGTTCCATTTGTGAGAAGTATAAGCTGGAGGTGTGCACCTGTGCTAGCAAAGATGGCAAGGATGAGTCAGCTGAGCTGTGCCACGTCTGCTGCATGGAGAAAA TGAACCCCAGCACCTGCAGCAGCTCCGGCTCAGACAGATGGGCCAAATACTTCAATAACACAGTCACAACGCTGCAGCCAGGCTCTCCCTGCAATGACTTCAAGGGCTACTGTGATGTCTTCATGAGGTGTCGTCTGGTGGACGCTGATGGACCCCTGGCAAGGCTGAAGAAAGCCATCTTCAATGCGGAGCTTTATGAGAACATTGCAGAATGGATAGTG GATCACTGGTGGGCAGTCCTGTTGATGGGCATAGCTCTTATTATGCTAATGGCCGGCTTCATCAAGATCTGCAGCGTCCACACCCCCAGCAGCAACCCCAAACTGCCTCCACCAAAGCCACTGCCAG GTACGATGAAAAGGAGAAGACAGCAACAGGCAAACCCGCAGTTACAGGGCCAACGTCACCACCGTCAGCAGAGAGAGAACTATCAGATGGGACAGATGAGACGCTGA